One Endozoicomonas gorgoniicola DNA window includes the following coding sequences:
- a CDS encoding type IV pilus secretin PilQ yields the protein MNTKPVVQTSAAILLFVLLAWMPTSIWAVTLKKMDAGSLPGGMVELKLMFDGPAPQAKGYSVDQPPRISIDLPYTRSSLAKYNEIGFDNAQSVTVLESGDRTRLVVNLRNPTSFSTKSDGNTLYVYLGSDSQQRSYSNDQGLSPMVAESGAPMAEPGGRGITHIDFQRGEEGEGNVVITLANADIPMDMNEMAGRIRLEFQGNVLPGRLRNRLDVMDFATPVKYIDAKTEDGNAVVIIEPKGEFDYLAYQADNIVTVSVKPAAQKNYNRGRRGLSYKGDKLSLNFQDIKVREVLQLIADFTDLNLVASDTVTGNVTLRLQNVPWDQALDIVLKAKGLDKRQEGNVLTVAPAEEIAARERQQLENDKQIRELAPVYTDLIQINYADASEISDVLSGTGDDTGLLTDRGSVQVVARTNSLLVKDTQEKLDEIRALITRLDIPVRQVMIEARIVNINSNYSRELGVKWSGGKDLTAGQSNRAIGIGGNGTNAGLGSGDSDPSSGVGDKAFVDFGLTGTNATSLAIGFATNSTILNLELSAILSDGGGEAVSQPKVITADKTMAVIKAGKEIPYEEKTSSGATSVAFKDAVLSLEVTPQITPEGSIIMDVKVTNDSEGDPAPNGVPTINKNEVNTQVLVKDGATVVLGGVFTQSKTNTTAKVPLLGDIPYVGALFRKKTNKDTNAELMIFITPRIINENVALR from the coding sequence ATGAATACAAAGCCCGTTGTGCAGACTTCGGCAGCCATACTGCTGTTTGTTTTGCTGGCATGGATGCCAACTTCGATCTGGGCCGTTACCCTTAAAAAAATGGATGCAGGCTCCCTGCCTGGTGGTATGGTTGAGCTGAAGCTGATGTTTGACGGACCTGCCCCACAGGCAAAAGGCTACAGTGTTGACCAGCCACCCAGAATTTCCATCGACTTGCCTTATACCCGCAGTTCTCTGGCCAAATACAATGAAATCGGCTTTGATAACGCCCAGAGCGTCACGGTTCTGGAATCGGGCGACCGTACCCGCCTGGTTGTGAATCTGCGCAACCCTACCAGTTTTTCCACCAAAAGTGATGGCAATACACTTTATGTTTATCTCGGGAGTGACAGCCAGCAAAGGAGTTACTCCAACGATCAGGGGTTATCCCCCATGGTGGCCGAATCGGGTGCGCCGATGGCAGAACCCGGTGGCAGAGGAATTACCCATATTGACTTTCAGCGTGGTGAAGAAGGCGAGGGCAATGTGGTGATTACCCTCGCCAATGCTGATATCCCTATGGACATGAATGAAATGGCCGGGCGCATTCGTCTGGAGTTTCAGGGCAATGTATTGCCCGGACGCTTAAGAAACCGTCTGGATGTTATGGATTTTGCTACGCCGGTGAAATATATCGACGCCAAAACCGAAGACGGCAATGCGGTTGTTATTATTGAGCCAAAGGGCGAGTTCGATTATCTCGCCTATCAGGCTGATAATATTGTGACGGTCAGTGTTAAACCGGCTGCCCAGAAGAATTATAACCGTGGTCGTCGTGGCCTTTCTTATAAAGGTGACAAGCTTTCCCTGAACTTCCAGGACATCAAGGTGCGGGAAGTATTGCAGCTGATTGCAGATTTCACTGACCTGAACCTTGTGGCTTCGGATACTGTAACCGGTAATGTGACGTTGAGGTTGCAGAATGTTCCATGGGACCAGGCTCTGGATATTGTGCTCAAGGCCAAAGGGCTGGACAAGCGTCAGGAGGGCAATGTGCTGACGGTGGCTCCGGCAGAAGAGATTGCTGCCAGAGAGCGTCAGCAGTTGGAGAACGACAAGCAGATTCGTGAGCTGGCACCGGTCTATACCGATCTGATTCAGATTAACTACGCGGATGCGAGCGAAATTTCTGACGTACTGTCCGGAACCGGTGACGATACCGGTTTGTTGACTGACCGGGGTTCGGTTCAGGTGGTAGCCAGAACCAACAGCCTGCTGGTGAAGGACACCCAGGAAAAACTGGATGAAATACGGGCACTGATTACCCGACTCGACATTCCGGTCCGGCAGGTGATGATTGAGGCGCGCATTGTCAATATAAACTCCAATTACTCCCGGGAACTGGGGGTGAAATGGAGTGGTGGTAAAGATTTGACGGCAGGGCAGTCAAACCGGGCAATAGGTATTGGTGGTAATGGAACTAATGCAGGTTTGGGAAGTGGTGATAGTGATCCGTCAAGTGGTGTAGGTGATAAAGCTTTTGTTGATTTTGGGTTGACGGGCACCAATGCCACCAGCCTGGCCATTGGCTTTGCTACCAACAGCACCATACTCAACCTGGAACTGTCAGCGATTCTTTCTGACGGCGGTGGTGAGGCTGTGTCCCAGCCCAAGGTTATTACTGCTGATAAAACCATGGCCGTTATTAAGGCAGGTAAAGAGATACCTTATGAAGAAAAGACCTCAAGTGGTGCCACTTCTGTTGCTTTTAAAGATGCCGTTTTGTCACTGGAGGTAACACCCCAGATTACGCCTGAAGGCAGTATTATTATGGACGTAAAAGTGACCAACGACTCCGAAGGCGACCCTGCTCCTAATGGGGTGCCAACCATTAATAAAAATGAGGTCAATACCCAGGTGCTGGTGAAAGATGGCGCCACCGTTGTTTTGGGTGGAGTGTTTACCCAAAGTAAAACCAACACTACTGCAAAAGTGCCATTGCTGGGTGATATTCCTTATGTTGGGGCTTTGTTCAGAAAAAAGACTAACAAAGATACCAATGCAGAACTGATGATCTTTATTACTCCCCGTATTATTAACGAGAATGTCGCTCTGCGCTGA
- the aroK gene encoding shikimate kinase AroK → MPLTNIYLVGPMGAGKSTLGKMLAKELGLPFYDSDHEVEARTGANIPWIFDVEGEKGFRQRERQVIRELCEERGIILATGGGVVTQKENRRHLGTNGLVVYLKASVDAQLERTIKDKQRPLLQRPDRRAVLENLLEEREPLYEGLADLTLDTERYSLKSLIHEIIKTVEQS, encoded by the coding sequence ATGCCGTTAACAAATATTTATCTTGTTGGGCCCATGGGGGCTGGAAAAAGTACTCTTGGCAAGATGCTGGCAAAAGAGCTGGGACTGCCATTTTATGATTCGGATCACGAGGTTGAAGCTCGTACCGGGGCGAACATACCTTGGATATTCGACGTTGAGGGGGAGAAAGGTTTCCGTCAGCGAGAGCGTCAGGTGATTCGGGAATTGTGTGAAGAGCGCGGAATTATTCTTGCGACTGGCGGAGGTGTAGTCACTCAGAAAGAGAATCGTCGACACCTGGGGACCAATGGACTGGTTGTTTACCTGAAAGCGTCAGTAGACGCACAGCTGGAACGCACGATAAAGGACAAGCAGCGTCCACTGTTGCAAAGACCTGATCGCAGGGCGGTTCTGGAAAATCTGCTGGAAGAGCGTGAACCGCTGTATGAGGGTTTAGCGGACCTGACTCTGGATACTGAGCGGTATTCTCTCAAATCCCTGATTCATGAAATCATCAAGACCGTAGAGCAAAGTTGA
- the aroB gene encoding 3-dehydroquinate synthase, with the protein MLELTVDLGDRSYPIFIGSGTLSDAAKLTPYVRAKQVAIVTNETVAPLYLDKLKALLNDFDVIDVVLPDGEAFKNLQTLEAVFDGLLQARHNRATTLIALGGGVVGDMTGFAAACYQRGVEFIQIPTTVLSQVDSSVGGKTGVNHPLGKNMIGAFHQPNAVIIDTDLLATLPDRELSAGIAEIIKYGLICDSEFFTWLQANIAKLMARDTDALVYAIHRSCADKANVVAEDEKESGIRAILNLGHTFGHAIETHLGYGEWLHGEAVAAGMVMAARLSCRLGDISREQVEQIKALLQQANLPVLPPEGMTPDDFLSIMAVDKKVLDSRLRLVLLEQVGKAVVTSEFDRSKLDEVLAEMCVC; encoded by the coding sequence ATGCTTGAATTGACGGTTGATCTTGGCGATCGCAGTTATCCAATATTTATTGGTTCCGGAACACTGTCTGATGCTGCAAAGCTGACGCCCTATGTCAGGGCAAAGCAGGTAGCCATAGTGACCAATGAAACGGTTGCACCCCTTTATCTGGACAAACTGAAAGCACTGCTGAATGACTTTGATGTTATAGATGTTGTGTTACCAGATGGCGAGGCCTTCAAAAACCTGCAAACTCTGGAAGCTGTTTTTGACGGTTTGTTACAGGCGCGCCACAACCGCGCCACGACATTGATTGCCCTGGGCGGAGGGGTTGTTGGTGATATGACTGGCTTTGCCGCAGCCTGTTACCAGCGTGGTGTTGAGTTTATCCAGATTCCAACCACTGTGCTGTCGCAGGTGGACTCATCAGTGGGTGGTAAAACCGGCGTTAACCATCCCCTTGGTAAGAATATGATCGGGGCTTTTCATCAGCCGAACGCTGTCATTATTGATACTGACCTGCTGGCTACCCTGCCTGATCGTGAATTGTCTGCCGGAATAGCGGAAATTATCAAATATGGGTTGATCTGTGATTCGGAATTTTTCACCTGGCTGCAGGCGAATATCGCAAAACTGATGGCGCGGGATACGGACGCACTGGTTTACGCCATTCATCGCTCCTGTGCCGACAAGGCAAACGTTGTGGCAGAAGATGAAAAAGAGTCGGGTATTCGTGCCATTCTGAACCTTGGTCATACTTTTGGTCATGCCATTGAAACGCATCTTGGCTATGGCGAATGGCTGCATGGTGAAGCGGTGGCTGCCGGTATGGTGATGGCTGCCAGACTCTCCTGTCGTCTGGGTGATATTTCCCGGGAGCAGGTTGAACAGATCAAAGCGTTGCTGCAACAGGCGAATCTACCGGTGCTTCCTCCGGAAGGTATGACGCCTGATGATTTTCTCAGCATTATGGCGGTGGATAAAAAGGTTCTGGACAGCCGCCTGAGGCTGGTGCTGCTGGAGCAGGTGGGCAAAGCGGTGGTGACCAGTGAGTTTGACCGAAGTAAGCTGGATGAAGTGCTGGCTGAGATGTGTGTCTGTTAG